In Flavobacterium sp. CBA20B-1, one DNA window encodes the following:
- a CDS encoding GNAT family N-acetyltransferase — translation MLTFKQIKVDDVVEMRHRVLKIGQPVETCYFEGDLDEGTKHFGAFLNNELVGAVTMMLKNTNTYKVHPVYRLTGLSILAENQNNNIGRRLLHFAEEYISRKGTVMIWCFARDYAVPFYKKNGYQLNVQQVVIPHIGSHRIMFKFVSKED, via the coding sequence ATGTTAACATTCAAACAAATAAAAGTGGACGACGTTGTGGAAATGCGCCACCGCGTATTAAAAATAGGACAACCAGTTGAAACCTGTTATTTTGAAGGTGATTTAGATGAGGGAACCAAACATTTTGGTGCATTTTTAAACAACGAATTGGTGGGAGCTGTAACAATGATGTTAAAAAACACCAACACCTATAAAGTACATCCGGTGTATCGGTTAACGGGATTATCGATTTTAGCAGAAAATCAAAACAACAATATTGGTCGCAGGTTGTTGCATTTTGCCGAAGAATATATTTCTCGAAAAGGAACAGTTATGATTTGGTGTTTTGCCCGCGATTATGCCGTGCCTTTTTACAAAAAAAACGGATATCAATTAAATGTGCAGCAGGTGGTGATTCCACATATTGGTTCTCACAGAATAATGTTTAAATTTGTATCCAAAGAAGATTAG
- a CDS encoding L,D-transpeptidase family protein: MNWKKIIIGALVFSACTTNQNNLGLTNAEKTYKIEKTLFFGKDNNMVDFYTKNDFETIWKDSINRSQLISAIIDSRYDAVLPEKYPLAQLIKAHNNYNNLSIAEVKKADIHFTETFFRIAKQLSTGKINPKKMYGDWEPYHPEIDYKEILKESLENNSIYDGLEEIKPKNKLYLSYKKAFAKYVPITSKDTLSEEGLLRKKVWVNFERTKWIQPDLGDHYVWVNLPEYQLHLIENGAIVDTHKVIIGKKSRRTPVLSSTFNSIIMNPKWTVPPTILKNDLVPKASANLGYFASNRMRIIDKKTGKQVAPENWNAGNYNAYRYVQESGSSNSLGQIKFNFPNKHMVYLHDTNNRTRFVEKYRALSSGCVRVEDPFRLAEKIFKIEGRNISKAEMDTLAVEAKTKNFSLNKKVNVHQVYLTAVINDAGEIQILNDVYSLDNKLYKQLIQ; this comes from the coding sequence ATGAACTGGAAAAAAATTATTATTGGGGCGTTGGTATTTTCTGCATGTACCACAAACCAAAATAACTTGGGCTTAACAAATGCAGAAAAAACATATAAAATAGAAAAAACATTATTTTTTGGGAAAGACAACAATATGGTTGATTTCTATACAAAAAATGATTTTGAAACCATTTGGAAAGACAGCATAAACCGCTCACAGCTTATATCTGCAATTATTGATAGCAGATACGATGCGGTTTTGCCTGAAAAATATCCATTGGCACAACTTATAAAAGCACACAACAATTATAATAATTTATCGATTGCTGAGGTTAAAAAAGCCGATATTCATTTTACAGAAACCTTTTTTAGAATTGCCAAGCAATTATCCACAGGAAAAATTAATCCAAAAAAAATGTATGGCGATTGGGAACCTTATCATCCTGAAATTGATTACAAAGAGATACTTAAAGAGTCGCTTGAAAACAACAGTATTTATGATGGTTTAGAGGAAATTAAACCTAAAAATAAATTGTATCTTTCTTATAAAAAAGCATTTGCAAAATATGTTCCAATAACCTCTAAAGACACATTGTCAGAAGAAGGGTTGTTGCGAAAAAAAGTGTGGGTGAATTTTGAACGAACCAAATGGATTCAACCCGATTTAGGCGATCATTATGTATGGGTAAATTTACCTGAATACCAACTGCATCTAATTGAAAATGGCGCAATCGTAGATACCCACAAAGTAATAATTGGCAAAAAAAGCCGTAGAACACCTGTTCTTTCTTCTACCTTTAACAGCATCATTATGAATCCTAAATGGACGGTTCCACCAACCATTTTAAAGAATGATTTAGTGCCGAAAGCAAGCGCAAATTTAGGCTATTTTGCTTCGAACCGAATGCGTATTATCGATAAAAAAACGGGCAAGCAAGTTGCTCCTGAGAATTGGAATGCCGGGAACTATAACGCATACCGATATGTGCAAGAATCGGGTAGTTCGAATTCTTTAGGGCAAATTAAATTTAATTTTCCCAACAAACACATGGTTTATTTACACGACACCAACAATCGAACCCGCTTTGTAGAAAAATACCGTGCATTAAGTTCGGGTTGTGTGCGCGTAGAAGATCCTTTTCGATTAGCTGAAAAAATTTTTAAGATCGAAGGGAGAAATATATCAAAAGCCGAAATGGATACACTGGCTGTAGAAGCAAAGACCAAAAACTTTTCGTTAAATAAAAAAGTAAACGTCCATCAAGTGTACTTGACTGCGGTAATCAATGATGCAGGCGAAATACAAATCTTAAACGACGTTTACTCTTTAGATAATAAATTGTATAAACAATTAATTCAATAA
- a CDS encoding murein L,D-transpeptidase catalytic domain family protein: MNFKLLPIMMVGLLSFKPMTTNPNGDNNGNGNGNGNGKKKVTVVTKSSTIKSKEIAAVTKKNSKTSSESNLSAFDKMVLSEYLDLNEKNFEKPEMQSFTAAFKGYYKLKEQGKIKKEILTILDFTKSSTERRMWVIDMKNHEILYQTVVSHGRNSGKEYATDFSNTPESYKSSLGFYATAETYMGKHGLSLRLDGLEAGINSNARARDIVIHAADYANENLGKNQGYLGRSLGCPALPEEVAFKIINTIKDESCLFIFHADKKDYLTKSSLLN, encoded by the coding sequence ATGAATTTTAAACTATTGCCTATAATGATGGTGGGGTTATTGTCGTTTAAACCAATGACCACAAACCCCAATGGAGACAACAATGGAAATGGAAATGGAAACGGAAATGGTAAAAAGAAAGTTACAGTAGTTACAAAATCGTCCACAATAAAATCGAAAGAAATTGCTGCTGTAACAAAAAAGAATTCAAAAACTTCTTCAGAGAGCAATCTAAGTGCTTTTGATAAAATGGTTTTATCCGAATATTTAGATTTAAACGAGAAAAATTTCGAAAAACCTGAAATGCAAAGTTTTACAGCAGCTTTTAAAGGCTACTATAAACTGAAAGAACAAGGAAAAATTAAAAAAGAAATTCTTACAATTTTAGACTTTACAAAGTCATCAACCGAACGCAGAATGTGGGTGATTGATATGAAAAATCACGAAATTCTTTATCAAACAGTGGTTTCTCATGGCAGAAACAGTGGTAAAGAATATGCTACTGATTTTTCAAATACGCCTGAATCATACAAAAGTAGTTTAGGTTTTTATGCCACTGCAGAAACATACATGGGTAAGCACGGACTTTCGTTGCGCTTAGATGGTTTAGAAGCCGGAATTAACAGCAATGCACGTGCACGCGATATTGTGATTCATGCCGCAGATTACGCCAATGAAAACTTAGGAAAAAACCAAGGCTATTTAGGTAGAAGCTTGGGTTGCCCGGCTTTACCAGAAGAAGTGGCTTTTAAAATAATTAATACTATAAAAGATGAAAGTTGTTTATTTATATTTCATGCCGATAAAAAAGACTATCTTACTAAATCTTCCTTATTGAATTAA
- the gpmI gene encoding 2,3-bisphosphoglycerate-independent phosphoglycerate mutase — MNKKVLLMILDGWGNSPDPKVSAIDHANTPFIDSLYKKYPWAQLRTDGLNVGLPEGQMGNSEVGHMNLGAGRIVYQDLAKINLAVQNQTLSAEPVLQEAFQYAKVNNKPVHFLGLVSNGGVHSHIDHLIGLLDAANDFGLKDIFVHAFTDGRDVDPKSGAGHIDRLVKHINNTSAQLASVVGRYYAMDRDKRWDRVKKAYDLVVKGIGMPSHNAVLSISDIYLNEITDEFIEPIIMVDAANKPVATIQEGDVVIFFNFRTDRGRQLTEVLSQKSLPEFGMEKLNLYYVTLTNYDESYQNVKVVYNKDNVTNTLGEVLESAGKKQIRMAETEKYPHVTFFFSGGREEPFVGESRILCPSPKVATYDLKPEMSAYDLKDALLPELNKGDADFIVINFANGDMVGHTGSMSAAIKACETVDICTQQVVETAVLNNYTVIVLADHGNCETMFNEDGSPNTAHTTNPVPVIIIDKDIKEIHNGVLADVAPTVLKLMGVSQPPVMTGNVLIEA; from the coding sequence ATGAACAAAAAAGTCCTTTTAATGATATTAGACGGTTGGGGAAATTCACCCGACCCCAAAGTTTCTGCAATTGATCATGCAAATACACCCTTCATAGATAGTTTATACAAAAAATATCCTTGGGCGCAATTGCGAACTGACGGTTTGAATGTTGGTTTACCAGAAGGACAAATGGGAAATTCTGAAGTAGGACACATGAATCTTGGAGCAGGCAGAATTGTATATCAAGATTTAGCAAAGATAAACCTAGCCGTTCAAAACCAAACATTGAGTGCAGAACCCGTTTTGCAGGAAGCTTTTCAATATGCAAAAGTAAACAACAAACCGGTGCATTTTTTAGGATTGGTATCAAACGGAGGGGTGCACTCACATATCGATCATTTAATTGGCTTGCTAGATGCGGCAAACGATTTCGGTTTAAAAGATATTTTCGTTCATGCATTTACCGATGGGCGCGACGTGGATCCAAAATCAGGTGCTGGTCATATTGATCGTTTGGTGAAACACATTAATAATACTTCTGCACAATTAGCCTCTGTTGTAGGTAGGTATTATGCAATGGATCGAGATAAACGTTGGGATCGTGTAAAAAAAGCATATGATTTAGTAGTAAAAGGTATCGGAATGCCTTCTCACAATGCTGTTTTAAGCATTTCAGACATTTATCTGAATGAAATTACCGATGAATTCATTGAGCCAATCATAATGGTTGATGCAGCAAACAAGCCAGTTGCAACCATTCAAGAAGGTGATGTGGTGATTTTTTTTAATTTTAGAACCGACCGCGGCAGACAGTTAACCGAGGTGCTTTCGCAAAAAAGCTTGCCAGAGTTTGGGATGGAAAAATTAAATTTATACTATGTGACTCTTACCAATTATGATGAAAGCTATCAGAATGTCAAAGTGGTTTACAATAAAGACAATGTTACCAACACTTTGGGTGAAGTTTTAGAAAGCGCTGGTAAAAAGCAAATTCGCATGGCCGAAACCGAAAAATATCCCCATGTAACATTTTTCTTTTCAGGTGGACGTGAAGAACCATTTGTAGGCGAATCCCGCATTTTATGTCCGTCGCCAAAAGTAGCCACTTACGATTTAAAACCCGAAATGAGTGCCTATGATTTAAAAGATGCTCTGCTTCCCGAATTAAATAAAGGCGATGCAGATTTTATTGTGATTAATTTTGCAAATGGCGATATGGTGGGACATACCGGCAGTATGAGTGCCGCCATAAAAGCTTGTGAAACCGTAGATATTTGCACACAACAAGTGGTAGAAACAGCTGTTTTGAATAATTACACAGTTATTGTTTTGGCAGATCATGGCAATTGCGAAACCATGTTTAACGAAGACGGAAGTCCAAATACAGCCCACACCACAAATCCTGTTCCTGTAATTATAATCGATAAAGACATCAAAGAAATTCACAATGGTGTTTTGGCAGATGTTGCCCCAACTGTGCTAAAATTAATGGGTGTTTCACAACCACCCGTAATGACCGGAAATGTTTTGATTGAAGCTTAA
- the map gene encoding type I methionyl aminopeptidase: protein MIVIKTKEEIEIMRQAALLVSKALGMLATEIKPGVTTLHLDKLAEQYIRDHGGTPGFLGLYGCPCTLLTSVNEQIVHGLPTNRALEDGDVVSCDLGAIVNEYYGDHCYTFEVGEVAPETKKLLQVTKESLYVGIREFKLGNRVEDVGAAIQRYTESHGYSVVRELVGHGLGKKMHEEPNMPNYGKKGRGKLFQEGMTVAIEPMINMGTKNIKQLKDGWTIVTRDGKPSAHFEHDVALVDGKPELLSTFAYIYKALGIVSDEEEEFRKQPLVLS from the coding sequence ATGATTGTAATTAAAACAAAAGAAGAAATAGAAATTATGCGCCAAGCAGCCTTGTTGGTTTCTAAAGCTTTAGGAATGTTGGCTACAGAAATTAAACCAGGTGTTACTACCTTACATTTAGATAAATTAGCAGAACAATATATTAGAGATCACGGAGGTACACCCGGATTTTTAGGCTTATATGGATGCCCTTGCACCTTGCTAACAAGTGTGAACGAACAAATTGTTCACGGTTTGCCAACTAATCGGGCTTTAGAAGATGGCGATGTGGTTTCTTGTGATTTAGGAGCCATTGTAAATGAATATTATGGCGACCATTGCTATACGTTTGAAGTGGGCGAAGTGGCACCCGAAACCAAAAAACTATTACAAGTTACTAAAGAATCATTATATGTAGGTATTCGTGAATTCAAATTAGGAAATAGGGTAGAAGACGTAGGTGCTGCTATTCAACGCTATACTGAGAGTCACGGATATTCAGTAGTTCGGGAATTAGTAGGGCATGGATTGGGTAAAAAAATGCACGAAGAACCAAATATGCCAAACTACGGTAAAAAAGGTCGGGGAAAATTGTTTCAAGAAGGAATGACGGTGGCTATTGAACCAATGATCAACATGGGAACCAAAAACATCAAGCAACTAAAAGATGGTTGGACCATCGTTACCCGCGACGGAAAACCTTCGGCACACTTTGAACACGATGTGGCTTTGGTTGACGGAAAACCCGAGTTACTTTCAACATTTGCCTATATCTACAAGGCCTTGGGAATAGTGTCGGATGAAGAAGAAGAGTTTCGTAAACAGCCTTTAGTTTTATCGTAA
- a CDS encoding class I SAM-dependent methyltransferase, producing the protein MKKVFKTILNTIPRPILIRASYFVRPVLAFALKGDRFTDPIDGKSFQTFLPYGYGTQRNNVLSPSTLSLERHRLLWLYLKNETDFFSKQLKVLHFAPEQAFYKRFRAQKNLEYTTTDLESPLADVKADICNLPFSNDSYDVIFCNHVLEHIPDDTKAMQELFRVLKPGGMAILQIPQDLSRQETFEDHSITDKAERAKIFGQYDHVRIYGRDYFDKLRSIGFKVNAVDYTAKLSNEEVEKYCLAKGELLPVCFK; encoded by the coding sequence ATTAAAAAAGTTTTTAAAACGATATTGAACACCATACCTCGCCCCATATTAATCAGGGCGAGTTATTTTGTTAGGCCCGTTTTGGCTTTTGCTTTAAAGGGCGATCGTTTTACAGATCCCATAGATGGCAAATCGTTTCAAACATTTCTGCCTTATGGTTACGGAACCCAGCGAAACAATGTGCTATCACCAAGTACACTTTCATTGGAACGACATCGATTGTTGTGGTTGTATCTTAAAAATGAAACAGATTTTTTTTCAAAGCAATTAAAAGTATTGCATTTTGCTCCCGAGCAAGCGTTTTACAAACGATTTAGAGCACAAAAAAACTTGGAATATACCACCACCGATTTAGAATCGCCTTTAGCAGATGTGAAAGCGGATATTTGTAATTTGCCATTTAGCAATGATTCCTATGATGTGATTTTTTGTAACCACGTTTTAGAGCATATTCCAGATGATACCAAGGCAATGCAAGAACTATTCAGAGTTTTAAAACCAGGTGGAATGGCAATTTTGCAAATTCCGCAAGATTTATCTCGGCAAGAAACTTTTGAAGATCATTCCATAACTGATAAAGCAGAACGCGCAAAAATTTTTGGACAATATGATCATGTACGCATTTACGGACGAGATTATTTTGATAAATTACGAAGCATTGGTTTTAAAGTAAATGCCGTTGATTACACAGCGAAATTATCAAATGAAGAAGTAGAAAAATACTGCTTGGCAAAAGGAGAACTGCTGCCCGTTTGTTTTAAATAA